One Tolypothrix bouteillei VB521301 DNA window includes the following coding sequences:
- a CDS encoding TetR/AcrR family transcriptional regulator — protein sequence MPRTPSENESIRRASKQQILKATMDLFCSKGYHSTSIDDVAKRAQISKGLLYHYFKGKEELLAAIVDMRINDILIVMEAARAKKTPVEQIRHILEGALEDKPEIFRFYLNLFTQPRLDPIVAKYGQKLMDEQIRQFEVQTQMFINLGVANPRERSLYFSSTIQGIMLMYSTYPQTFPLEEVKAIAIAEFCANG from the coding sequence ATGCCCCGCACCCCGTCTGAAAATGAAAGTATCCGTCGTGCTTCAAAGCAGCAAATCCTCAAAGCAACGATGGATTTATTTTGTTCTAAAGGCTACCATTCCACATCTATCGATGATGTGGCAAAGCGAGCGCAAATCTCGAAAGGATTGCTCTATCACTATTTCAAAGGTAAAGAGGAACTGCTTGCAGCAATCGTTGATATGCGAATCAATGACATATTAATTGTGATGGAAGCAGCAAGGGCAAAAAAAACTCCTGTCGAGCAAATCCGACACATTCTCGAAGGTGCTTTAGAGGATAAACCAGAGATTTTTCGTTTTTACCTCAATCTCTTTACTCAACCCCGACTCGATCCCATTGTGGCTAAGTACGGTCAAAAGTTAATGGATGAGCAAATCCGCCAATTCGAGGTGCAGACTCAGATGTTCATCAACCTTGGGGTGGCAAATCCGCGAGAGCGAAGTCTTTATTTTTCCTCCACAATTCAGGGGATTATGCTGATGTATTCCACCTACCCGCAAACCTTTCCCCTTGAAGAAGTTAAGGCTATTGCGATCGCGGAGTTTTGCGCCAATGGTTGA
- a CDS encoding haloacid dehalogenase type II — MMNLNQYEVLTFDCYGTLIDWETGVIKALQPILDAHQIQLNEDGILELFARFESQLEGGEYRQYKNILQGVVQKFGEHFDFTPSSVELTALADSVKHWLPFPDTVEALHILKKRLKLAIISNVDDDLFAFTAKHLQVEFDSVITAEQVKSYKPSLQNFQVAIARLGIPSEKILHVAGSIYHDIVPAKALGLSTVWVNRRFGKEGLGATLAAVSNPDLEVPNLKTLAEMIQL; from the coding sequence ATGATGAACTTGAATCAGTACGAAGTCTTAACTTTTGATTGCTATGGAACTCTTATTGATTGGGAAACAGGGGTCATAAAAGCACTGCAACCTATTCTGGATGCCCATCAAATTCAACTGAATGAGGATGGAATTCTAGAATTATTTGCGCGTTTTGAATCTCAACTCGAAGGGGGAGAGTATCGCCAGTACAAAAATATTCTCCAGGGAGTTGTGCAGAAGTTTGGCGAACACTTTGACTTTACACCTTCTTCTGTTGAGTTAACCGCACTTGCTGACTCTGTCAAACACTGGCTACCTTTCCCAGATACTGTTGAAGCCCTCCACATTCTGAAAAAGCGATTGAAGTTGGCAATTATTTCTAATGTTGATGATGATTTGTTTGCCTTTACAGCAAAGCATTTACAGGTTGAGTTTGATTCAGTCATCACTGCCGAACAAGTGAAAAGTTACAAGCCTTCTTTGCAAAACTTTCAAGTTGCGATCGCCCGCCTTGGCATTCCTTCTGAAAAAATTCTACACGTTGCTGGTAGCATTTACCATGATATTGTTCCTGCCAAGGCTTTAGGGCTATCGACAGTGTGGGTGAATCGCAGGTTCGGTAAAGAAGGTTTGGGTGCGACTCTAGCTGCTGTAAGCAACCCAGATTTAGAAGTCCCCAATTTAAAAACTTTGGCTGAAATGATACAACTCTAA
- a CDS encoding PAS domain-containing sensor histidine kinase, whose product MATILKTLQKSLTKVFFATDVLTGSSITDEYNAWRNHFLWQRLRLAVWVAIILVLSFVCLSISDMFFPLKELTEFPKELKPRIFPLYGAMIVGLLTCLTLHKTRFGRRYPEIIFLGLSWSITLVEQVWATFNGLAIPDLIIWFLMFLSLAIFIPVRWILHLVAQLVVIIYFFGINTALGLKLPPPENNRPIYSVMMILALFWCCFICDLGVYLYDRLQRSEFSAKRALEEAYQKLTATEAKYRSIFENAVEGIFQSTPDGRYITANPALAKIYGYLLPEEVTENFTDIEHQLYVNPNRRDEFMRQVEEKGNISEFESQIYRKDGSIVWISEKAYAVRDENGNILYYEGLIEDITKRKQAEEALQEQLDFLQVLMNTIPTPVYYKNHQGLYMGCNKAFEEALGFSKEQILGKDVYNFTSKDIADKNHQADLALFQQQGVQTYESNLIYKDGVQHDVIFYKATFSKADGTLGGLVGVILDISQRKRTEEALRVFFHAVSHDLRNPVLGTLMVLRNLLERGLESKDKGGEEPSQSQFINRQSVIPVPRSILERMVQSSDRQLSLINSLMEAHSSEVQGILLQRQLIQLSAVVEAAIADLEAILQENQDTVRNLVNADLPPINGDPTQLWRVYTNLLINAIKHNPPGLDITLNATFEGDRIYCTVSDNGVGMTKQQCERLFDLYFRGGTARNSLGLGLGLYMCRQIIKAHGGDIGVKSTQGAGATFWFTLPFVDQN is encoded by the coding sequence ATGGCGACCATATTAAAAACATTACAAAAGAGTTTGACAAAGGTTTTTTTCGCTACCGATGTACTAACAGGTAGCTCCATAACTGATGAGTATAACGCTTGGCGCAATCATTTTTTGTGGCAAAGATTGCGTCTGGCGGTGTGGGTTGCCATCATTCTAGTCTTGAGCTTTGTTTGCCTGAGCATTTCCGATATGTTCTTTCCATTAAAGGAGTTAACTGAGTTTCCCAAAGAACTAAAACCTCGTATTTTTCCCCTGTATGGTGCCATGATAGTCGGCTTGTTGACTTGCCTAACCCTACATAAAACTCGGTTTGGGCGTCGTTATCCGGAAATTATATTCTTGGGGTTATCTTGGTCAATCACACTGGTAGAACAGGTTTGGGCAACATTCAACGGTTTAGCCATACCCGATCTTATTATTTGGTTTTTGATGTTTTTGAGCCTAGCCATATTCATACCAGTTCGATGGATTCTTCACTTGGTTGCTCAGCTGGTTGTCATCATTTACTTTTTTGGTATAAATACAGCACTGGGATTGAAGCTACCGCCACCAGAAAATAATCGGCCGATCTACAGCGTCATGATGATTTTAGCCTTATTTTGGTGTTGTTTCATTTGTGACCTTGGTGTCTACCTGTACGATCGCCTGCAGCGTTCTGAGTTTTCTGCAAAGCGAGCCCTGGAGGAAGCATATCAAAAACTAACAGCTACAGAAGCTAAATATCGCAGTATCTTTGAAAACGCAGTGGAAGGAATTTTTCAAAGTACACCCGATGGACGTTATATTACAGCCAATCCTGCCCTTGCTAAGATTTATGGATATTTGTTACCTGAAGAAGTGACAGAAAATTTTACCGATATCGAACACCAACTGTACGTCAATCCAAACCGTCGTGATGAGTTTATGCGTCAGGTGGAGGAGAAGGGCAATATCTCTGAGTTTGAATCCCAGATATATCGCAAAGACGGGAGCATTGTTTGGATTTCTGAGAAAGCATACGCAGTTCGAGACGAAAATGGAAATATTCTTTATTATGAGGGTTTAATTGAGGACATAACCAAGCGCAAACAAGCTGAAGAAGCGCTACAGGAGCAGCTTGATTTTTTGCAAGTGTTGATGAATACAATACCAACACCCGTTTATTATAAGAACCATCAAGGCTTATATATGGGCTGTAACAAGGCTTTTGAAGAAGCTTTAGGTTTCAGTAAAGAGCAAATTCTGGGCAAAGATGTATATAATTTTACATCAAAGGATATAGCAGATAAAAACCATCAAGCAGATCTGGCATTGTTTCAACAACAAGGAGTTCAAACCTATGAAAGCAATCTTATCTACAAAGATGGCGTCCAACATGATGTGATATTTTATAAAGCAACATTTTCTAAAGCAGATGGAACCCTTGGTGGGTTGGTAGGAGTTATTTTGGATATCAGCCAACGCAAGCGTACCGAGGAAGCACTTAGAGTCTTTTTCCATGCAGTTTCTCACGATCTACGCAATCCCGTGTTGGGCACTTTGATGGTGTTAAGGAATTTGCTGGAGCGGGGATTGGAGTCGAAAGACAAGGGGGGGGAAGAACCTTCTCAATCGCAATTCATCAATCGCCAATCCGTCATCCCCGTACCGCGTTCTATCTTAGAACGAATGGTACAGAGTAGCGATCGCCAATTGAGTTTAATCAACTCTTTGATGGAGGCGCATTCGAGCGAAGTGCAAGGTATTTTATTGCAACGCCAACTCATACAACTCTCTGCTGTGGTGGAAGCTGCTATTGCAGATTTAGAAGCGATACTGCAAGAAAACCAAGATACTGTCAGAAATTTGGTCAACGCAGATTTACCACCAATTAATGGCGATCCAACACAACTCTGGCGGGTTTATACAAATTTGCTCATCAATGCTATTAAACACAATCCCCCTGGATTAGATATTACCCTCAACGCTACATTTGAGGGCGATCGCATTTATTGCACGGTTTCTGATAACGGTGTGGGAATGACGAAGCAACAGTGCGAGAGATTATTTGACCTTTACTTTCGAGGTGGAACTGCTCGCAATTCTTTAGGTTTGGGTTTGGGTTTGTATATGTGTCGGCAAATTATTAAAGCACATGGTGGCGACATTGGTGTGAAAAGTACTCAAGGCGCAGGAGCAACCTTCTGGTTTACATTACCTTTTGTTGACCAAAATTAA
- a CDS encoding GAF domain-containing protein: MSGTTGVPEALDLAAIIKASQTIFSEIQLDKLLANLVQVVIENTGAEKFALILLKGNSLVIEAITGADKRITVLQSIPVEHSHEIPISLINSVKSTLTTLAIDNAVAGSDFATDPYILQQKPKSLLCSPIINQGKLTGILYLENNLTVGAFTSDRLEFLKLLTAQVAVSLENAQLYAALSARTTDLQQIVAELQKEIGIRKQAETSLAASEARFRTIAATMPGCIFQFCNRNGVWSIDYMSEGIYSISGVTAEEMMQNINTFISCLHRDDVNDYIASVTEALTNLAPWHYEGRLIKFNKEIKWWQGDSIPTKNEKGEIIFCGTLVDITARKVAEEERKQAKAQLENRVAERTTELQQLILKLEREIEDRKRVEMALAESETRFRTIAATMPGSIFQFSATHGVWKIDYVSERLQEVSGVTAAEVMQDFNNFIIRQHPEDMERYLASIIDCVQNLTAWHYEGRLVKPSGEIRWWQGDSMPTFNEKGEVIFCGVLLDITARKQAEAALQERKEILRQSAEQLKQQAQREQLLNRLTNLIRSSLDFETTLATAVREICKLLQIDRCSFAWYHYDTLEPYWDVVQESCHPDLPDHRGRYPSSVVGCIPEKLVRLEMLRVDDMDKVTDPIWQELARSLGYKSLLIIPMQSSTVGSIGAICCSHTQSVRIWTDEEVELLVLVMEQLAIALNQAELYTQTQTRAKELEKALDSLQKTQAQLVQSEKMSSLGQLVAGVAHEINNPVSFIYGNITHAIEYTQDLLHLLQCYQQEYPNPTPNLATEIEAIEFDFLVEDLPKLLHSMKMGANRIREIVRSLRTFSRLDEAEVKEVDIHEGIDTTLMILQNRLKAKPNCPEIQIIKEYGKLPLVECYAGQLNQVFMNILVNAIDTLDECCPNFKHQVGTITIRTHLTNPDTISIHIIDNGLGMSEAVKSRLFDPFFTTKPVGKGTGLGLSISYQIVVDKHQGTLKCYSTPGQGTRFEIMIPRQQKQQQKS; the protein is encoded by the coding sequence ATGTCCGGTACCACAGGCGTTCCAGAAGCTTTAGACTTGGCAGCAATTATCAAAGCTTCGCAAACGATTTTTAGCGAAATTCAGCTTGATAAGTTGCTTGCCAATTTAGTACAAGTTGTCATTGAAAATACAGGAGCAGAAAAATTTGCTTTAATTCTGCTTAAAGGTAACAGCTTGGTCATTGAAGCCATTACTGGCGCTGACAAAAGGATAACAGTTTTGCAATCTATCCCTGTTGAACACAGTCACGAGATTCCTATTAGCCTCATCAACTCTGTTAAAAGCACCTTAACAACCCTGGCAATCGATAATGCCGTTGCTGGGTCAGATTTTGCTACCGATCCCTATATTCTCCAGCAAAAGCCCAAAAGTTTGTTGTGCAGTCCTATCATCAACCAAGGGAAATTAACTGGCATTCTGTATCTGGAAAACAATTTAACGGTTGGCGCGTTTACGAGCGATCGCTTGGAATTCCTCAAGCTTTTGACGGCTCAAGTGGCTGTATCGTTAGAAAACGCGCAACTTTATGCCGCTCTGTCCGCACGTACCACAGATTTACAGCAAATTGTAGCAGAATTACAGAAAGAGATCGGTATTCGCAAACAGGCTGAAACTTCACTAGCAGCAAGCGAAGCACGCTTTAGAACTATTGCGGCGACTATGCCTGGTTGTATTTTTCAATTCTGCAATCGCAATGGTGTTTGGAGTATTGACTACATGAGTGAAGGCATCTATTCCATTAGTGGTGTCACAGCAGAGGAAATGATGCAAAATATAAATACCTTTATTTCTTGCCTGCACCGAGATGATGTGAACGATTACATTGCTTCGGTGACAGAAGCCTTAACGAATCTAGCTCCCTGGCATTATGAAGGACGGCTGATAAAATTTAATAAAGAGATTAAATGGTGGCAAGGTGACTCGATACCTACTAAAAATGAAAAGGGTGAAATTATTTTCTGCGGTACTCTAGTAGATATAACCGCTCGTAAAGTTGCAGAAGAAGAACGAAAACAGGCAAAAGCTCAATTAGAGAATAGAGTTGCAGAACGTACAACCGAACTACAGCAATTGATATTGAAGCTAGAACGTGAAATTGAAGATCGCAAACGGGTAGAAATGGCTCTAGCCGAAAGCGAAACACGGTTTAGAACCATTGCCGCAACTATGCCCGGTAGTATTTTCCAGTTTTCTGCCACTCATGGAGTTTGGAAGATCGATTACGTGAGCGAGCGTTTGCAAGAGGTGAGCGGTGTGACGGCTGCAGAGGTTATGCAAGATTTCAATAACTTTATTATCCGCCAACATCCTGAAGACATGGAGCGCTACCTCGCGAGCATTATAGATTGCGTGCAAAACCTGACAGCATGGCACTATGAAGGGCGGTTGGTAAAACCGAGTGGTGAAATACGTTGGTGGCAGGGAGACTCAATGCCGACTTTTAACGAGAAGGGTGAGGTTATCTTTTGTGGTGTGTTGTTGGATATTACTGCTCGCAAACAAGCAGAAGCGGCGTTACAAGAGCGCAAGGAAATTTTGCGGCAATCAGCAGAGCAACTCAAGCAGCAAGCGCAACGGGAACAACTGCTCAACCGCTTGACTAACTTAATTCGCAGTTCCCTTGATTTTGAGACTACCTTAGCCACAGCTGTCCGTGAAATTTGTAAGTTGTTGCAGATCGATCGCTGTAGCTTTGCTTGGTACCACTACGACACTTTAGAACCTTACTGGGATGTGGTACAAGAGTCCTGTCATCCCGATTTACCCGACCATAGAGGGCGTTACCCGTCTTCTGTCGTTGGTTGTATACCAGAGAAACTGGTGCGGTTGGAAATGTTGCGGGTGGATGACATGGATAAGGTTACCGATCCGATATGGCAGGAGTTGGCTCGCTCGCTGGGCTACAAATCGCTTTTGATTATCCCCATGCAATCCTCCACTGTTGGAAGTATTGGTGCTATTTGTTGCAGCCACACTCAAAGCGTGCGAATTTGGACAGATGAGGAAGTGGAGTTGTTAGTTTTAGTGATGGAGCAGTTAGCGATCGCCCTCAATCAGGCAGAGCTTTACACTCAAACTCAAACGAGAGCAAAGGAACTTGAAAAAGCCCTCGACTCACTTCAAAAGACGCAAGCCCAGCTGGTGCAAAGCGAAAAAATGTCCAGTTTGGGTCAACTTGTGGCTGGAGTTGCTCATGAAATTAACAACCCCGTCAGTTTTATCTACGGAAATATCACTCACGCTATTGAATATACTCAAGACTTACTACATTTATTGCAGTGCTACCAACAAGAATACCCCAACCCGACACCCAACTTAGCAACAGAAATTGAAGCAATTGAATTCGATTTTTTGGTAGAAGACTTACCTAAACTCCTTCATTCTATGAAAATGGGCGCTAACCGAATTCGAGAAATTGTTCGCTCTCTCCGCACATTCTCACGTTTGGATGAAGCCGAAGTTAAAGAGGTAGATATTCATGAGGGTATTGATACAACCTTGATGATTTTACAAAACCGCCTGAAAGCCAAACCAAATTGCCCAGAAATTCAAATTATTAAGGAATATGGTAAATTACCTCTGGTTGAATGTTATGCCGGACAACTCAACCAAGTCTTTATGAACATTTTGGTGAATGCTATTGATACGCTAGATGAATGTTGTCCAAACTTCAAACATCAAGTCGGGACAATTACTATTCGTACTCATTTAACAAATCCCGATACAATTTCTATCCACATTATTGATAATGGCTTGGGTATGAGTGAGGCAGTTAAAAGCCGTTTATTTGACCCCTTTTTTACAACTAAACCTGTCGGTAAGGGTACGGGTCTGGGCTTATCTATCAGTTACCAAATTGTCGTTGATAAACATCAAGGTACTCTCAAATGTTACTCTACTCCAGGTCAGGGAACAAGATTTGAAATTATGATTCCACGCCAACAGAAACAGCAGCAAAAGTCATAA
- a CDS encoding PAS domain S-box protein, translated as MDEPVKALHTPTSQLEAFSHLERIAANLPGMIFQFLKRQDGSRTVIYASSGCQELFELEPELVQADFQILYNLAHPQDVKSFEQSIATSCATGEPWRWEGRIITPSGKLKWVQAVSRPEQLPSGDIIWDGLVIDITDRKLAEEKLRESEARYKAILDAIPDLMFRLSRDGKYLDFRGEGTDVIIPRHEIIGKHLQDFLPADVVSLSQQAIANALDSQSLQTCEYQLPFPQGMRDYEARLVVSGQDEVLAIVRDITNRKQTEVNLRSLAEKFAKIFRASPNPITISTLSEGRFIEVNDSFVEQSGYQREEAIGRTATELKIWVKNRDRIALLQELQKNGVVRNMEAEFRCKSGEVRTGLFSAEIISLDGVQCLLFINHDITERKRAEIALHESEKKFSKAFRCSPNPITILSLKDGRYVDVNDTFIQITGFRREEVIGRTRRELNIWVNPQDSVTIHQILQQQGFIRNLEIELYNKSGEPRVVLFSAEVITLGGEPCMLCVTNDITERKKAEDLLRLSAKRDRLLAQTLGRIRTSLELDQILQTTVNEVRQFLDTDRVFIALNESSSKSNILAESVDPKYPSILGWKSDDETLLAELKGLIGSNRLRVVEDISQTTISAKVKNLYQQFQTRATLAVPIMMGEEMFGALIANQCSKPRSWQAMEIDLLQQMSEQVAIAIQQAQLYQQLALLNTNLERQVEERTAQLQQKMLELQELNRVKDVVLHTVSHELQTSVMGNLMVLNNLLGAEDQGISFPPPPHLPLSSIPVSRSILERMLQGNDRQLQMIESLLELHSSSARGIPLHQEKVSFSLLIEGIAKNLEPMLLQNQASVKNLVPKGLPLVSADRAKLQKVVNQWITHSCQYNPPGLKFTLKAVVQDGVIRFTIQDDGISMSKIECDRLFDLYVRDPQARCSTGIGLKMFLCRQIIKAHGGEVGVSSNRKRGLTFWFTLPLASLSS; from the coding sequence GTGGATGAACCCGTGAAAGCCCTGCATACACCAACTTCCCAATTAGAAGCATTCTCTCACTTAGAAAGAATTGCTGCCAATTTACCGGGAATGATTTTCCAATTCCTCAAACGGCAAGATGGTTCCCGAACTGTTATATACGCCAGTTCTGGCTGTCAGGAACTTTTTGAATTGGAACCAGAATTGGTGCAAGCAGATTTTCAGATATTGTATAACCTAGCTCATCCACAGGATGTCAAAAGTTTTGAGCAATCCATTGCCACATCTTGTGCAACAGGCGAACCTTGGCGCTGGGAGGGTCGAATCATCACCCCTAGTGGCAAACTGAAATGGGTTCAAGCAGTTTCGCGCCCGGAACAATTACCCTCAGGAGATATCATCTGGGATGGGCTAGTTATTGACATTACAGATCGGAAACTCGCAGAAGAAAAATTGCGAGAAAGTGAAGCAAGATATAAGGCAATTTTAGACGCAATACCCGACTTAATGTTCCGTCTCAGTCGCGATGGTAAGTATCTGGACTTTAGAGGTGAAGGTACAGATGTCATCATTCCCAGACATGAAATTATTGGGAAGCACCTGCAAGATTTCTTACCTGCTGATGTTGTCTCACTCAGCCAACAAGCGATCGCCAACGCTTTGGATTCTCAAAGCTTACAAACTTGTGAGTATCAACTGCCATTTCCACAGGGAATGCGCGATTATGAAGCACGGTTAGTTGTGAGCGGACAAGATGAAGTTTTGGCAATTGTTCGGGATATTACCAACCGCAAACAAACAGAAGTGAATTTAAGAAGTTTGGCTGAGAAATTTGCTAAAATTTTTCGTGCCAGTCCAAATCCAATTACAATTAGCACGCTCAGCGAAGGTCGTTTTATAGAAGTTAATGATAGTTTTGTCGAACAGTCAGGTTATCAGAGAGAAGAAGCGATTGGTCGTACTGCTACCGAACTTAAAATCTGGGTGAAGAATCGCGATCGCATTGCACTCTTACAAGAATTACAGAAAAACGGTGTTGTTCGCAATATGGAAGCAGAATTTCGCTGCAAGTCTGGTGAGGTGAGAACGGGGTTATTTTCTGCTGAAATTATTTCTTTGGATGGCGTTCAATGCCTGCTATTTATCAATCATGACATTACAGAACGCAAAAGAGCAGAAATTGCTCTGCACGAATCAGAGAAAAAATTTTCTAAAGCCTTTCGTTGCAGTCCCAACCCTATTACCATCCTCTCACTTAAAGATGGACGCTATGTTGACGTCAACGATACCTTTATCCAAATTACGGGCTTCCGTCGAGAAGAGGTCATCGGTCGTACTCGTAGGGAGTTAAATATTTGGGTAAACCCTCAAGATTCTGTCACAATACATCAGATTTTACAACAACAGGGATTTATTCGGAATTTAGAAATTGAGCTTTATAACAAATCGGGTGAACCTAGGGTCGTTTTGTTTTCAGCTGAAGTTATTACTCTTGGTGGAGAACCCTGTATGCTTTGTGTTACTAACGATATCACAGAACGCAAAAAAGCGGAAGATTTATTACGGCTGTCAGCAAAACGCGATCGCCTGTTAGCACAAACCTTAGGAAGAATTCGTACCTCACTCGAGCTCGACCAAATCTTGCAAACAACTGTCAATGAAGTCAGGCAATTTTTAGACACAGACAGAGTTTTTATTGCATTGAATGAGTCCTCTTCAAAGTCTAATATTCTAGCTGAATCTGTCGATCCCAAATATCCATCTATCTTAGGTTGGAAGAGTGACGATGAAACGCTTTTGGCAGAATTAAAAGGGTTGATTGGGAGCAATCGGTTGCGAGTTGTGGAAGATATTTCTCAAACAACAATCTCAGCAAAAGTTAAAAACCTCTATCAACAATTTCAAACCAGAGCAACCTTGGCTGTACCCATTATGATGGGAGAGGAAATGTTTGGTGCTTTGATTGCAAACCAGTGTAGTAAACCGCGCTCCTGGCAGGCAATGGAAATTGATTTGCTTCAACAAATGTCAGAGCAAGTTGCGATCGCAATTCAGCAAGCGCAACTCTATCAACAACTCGCGCTCCTCAATACTAACCTAGAACGTCAAGTCGAAGAACGAACAGCACAATTGCAGCAGAAGATGCTGGAACTCCAAGAATTGAATCGGGTGAAAGATGTGGTTTTACACACAGTTTCTCACGAACTGCAAACCTCAGTAATGGGTAACTTGATGGTACTGAATAATTTGTTGGGGGCTGAAGACCAGGGGATCTCATTCCCCCCACCTCCCCATCTCCCACTCTCCTCTATCCCCGTCTCCCGTTCCATCCTAGAGAGAATGTTACAAGGAAACGATCGCCAACTACAGATGATAGAGTCTTTACTGGAATTGCATTCTAGCTCGGCACGCGGAATTCCTCTCCATCAAGAAAAAGTATCATTTAGTCTGTTGATTGAGGGGATCGCTAAAAATTTGGAACCGATGCTCTTACAAAACCAAGCAAGTGTAAAAAATTTGGTTCCAAAAGGTTTACCATTAGTTAGTGCCGATCGAGCTAAATTGCAGAAAGTTGTCAACCAATGGATTACACATAGTTGCCAGTACAATCCACCAGGACTAAAATTTACTCTGAAAGCTGTAGTTCAGGATGGTGTCATTCGATTTACGATTCAAGATGATGGTATCAGCATGAGTAAGATAGAATGCGATCGCCTGTTCGATTTGTACGTCCGCGATCCCCAAGCTCGATGCTCCACAGGTATTGGCTTGAAGATGTTTCTGTGTCGGCAAATTATCAAAGCACATGGTGGTGAAGTTGGTGTTAGTAGTAACCGCAAGCGAGGCTTAACTTTCTGGTTTACATTGCCCCTGGCAAGTCTTTCTTCATGA
- a CDS encoding class I SAM-dependent methyltransferase, whose translation MSLDSIQDNKAFNDYEAFAEAYVSRTESNAYNAYYERPAMFSLLPDVRYKRVLDAGCAGGVYAEWLVNHGADVVAIDISNKMIDLTRQRLQNRAQVYQADLNQPLTFLRSNSFDIVLSSLTLHYIQDWESVFREFHRILSPKGLLQFSTHHPFMDFLLFEKENYFATELLEDSWEGYGGKPVRVRFYRRPLSAMTAALTKTGFAIEHIIEPHPTEECKRLYPEAYERLTTKPGFLIFRACKQV comes from the coding sequence ATGAGTCTAGATAGCATACAGGATAACAAGGCGTTTAATGACTATGAAGCATTTGCAGAAGCATATGTCAGCCGTACTGAGTCCAATGCTTACAATGCTTATTATGAAAGACCTGCTATGTTCTCTTTGTTACCGGATGTCAGGTACAAGCGAGTCTTAGATGCTGGCTGTGCGGGAGGCGTGTATGCAGAATGGTTGGTAAATCATGGTGCTGATGTTGTTGCAATTGACATCAGTAACAAAATGATAGACTTAACAAGACAAAGACTTCAAAATCGCGCTCAAGTTTACCAAGCCGATTTAAACCAACCCCTCACTTTTTTGCGTAGCAATTCCTTTGATATTGTCCTGAGTTCCTTAACCCTTCACTACATTCAAGATTGGGAAAGCGTTTTTAGGGAGTTTCACCGCATTCTATCACCCAAAGGATTGCTACAGTTTTCCACACACCATCCGTTTATGGATTTTCTTCTTTTTGAAAAGGAAAACTACTTTGCCACGGAGTTACTAGAAGATTCATGGGAAGGGTACGGCGGTAAACCAGTGCGGGTGCGTTTTTACCGCCGCCCCCTCAGCGCAATGACTGCAGCACTCACCAAGACGGGATTTGCTATAGAACACATTATTGAGCCACATCCGACAGAGGAGTGCAAGCGGCTTTACCCCGAAGCTTATGAAAGGTTGACGACAAAACCTGGGTTTCTCATCTTTCGTGCTTGCAAGCAGGTTTAA